Genomic window (Wenzhouxiangella marina):
TTGCCGCCGTGGTGGCGGCGGCCAGGCCGGCCGGGCCGGCACCGACGACCGCCACGCGCTTCGGCGCGCTCGCTTTCTCGATCTTCAGTTCGGTCTCATGGGCCGCGCGCGGGTTGACCAGACAGCTGGCGGTCTTGTTCTCGAAGACGTGGTCGAGGCAGGCCTGGTTGCAGCCGATGCAGGTGTTGATCTCGTCGGCGCGCCCCGTGCGAGCCTTGTTGGCCCACTCGGGGTCGGCCAGCAACGGGCGCGCCATGGACACCATGTCCGCATCACCCCGCGCCAGCACGGCCTCGGCCGTGTGCGGCATGTTGATCCGATTGGTCGTGACCAGCGGCACCGAGACCGAACCCCGCAGCTTGGCGGTCACCCAGGTGAAGGCCGCGCGCGGCACCGTGGTCGCGATGGTCGGGATGCGCGTCTCGTGCCAGCCGATGCCCGTGTTGATCAGGCTGGCGCCGGCCTGCTCGATGGCCTGCCCCAGGGCGACGACTTCTTCCCAGGAGTTGCCATCGGCCAGCATGTCGAGCATGGACAGGCGGTAGATGATGATGAAATCCGGGCCGACGGCCTCGCGAGCACGACGCACGATCTCGACGGGCAGGCGCATGCGATTCTCGAAGCTGCCCCCCCAGCGATCCTTGCGGTGGTTGGTGCGCGGCACCAGGAACTGGTTGATGAAATAGCCTTCCGAACCCATCACCTCGACGCCGTCGTAGCCCGCTTTCTGGGCGAGGCGCGCGCAGCGCACGAAATCGCGGATCTGAGCCTCGACACCACGATCCGACAGGGCCTTGGGCTTGAACGGATTGATCGGTGCCTTGATCGCCGAGGGCGCCACGGAGAAGGGATGGTAACCATAGCGCCCCGCGTGCAGGATCTGCATGCAGATCCGACCGTTCGCTTCATGGACGGCCTCGGTCATGGCCCGATGGCGCCGCACTTCCCAGCGATTGGTCAGCTTGGACGCCAATGGCGCCAGGCAGCCACGCCGGTTCGGGGCGATGCCGCCGGTCACCATCAGACCGGCCCCGCCGAGGGCGCGCTCGACGAAGTAGGCGCTGAGCTTGGGCCAGTTCCAGACCCGATCCTCGAGACCGGTGTGCATGGACCCCATCAGGATGCGGTTGGGAAGGGTGATGTGGCCCAGCTCGAGCGGCTGGAACAGGTGCGGATAGGCGGCTTTGACGTCGGTCACGGGGAGCACTGTACGGTGGAGTATGGCTCGATTATAGAGCGCAATCCGCCCGGGTCGAAAGCCCGGCACCGCGAGCGAGCGCCGCGGTGCCGGGCGCGACGTCGATCATTCGGCCGGCACGATTCGCATCAGTTTGCCGTTGTCCTCATCGGTCACCAGATAGATGGCGCCGTCGGGACCCTGCGCGACATCGCGCACGCGCTCGCCGATGTTCAGCCATTCCTCGCCGACGACACGATCGCCGTCGAAGACCAGGCGAGAGAGACGCCGGGTGGCCAGACCGCCGACGAAGGCATCACCAACCCAGGCCGGGAAGGCATCGCCGGTGTAGAAGATCAGGCCCGAGGGCGCGACCACCGGGTCCCAGTAGTAGACCGGCTGTTCCATGCCTTCCATCTGAGTGATCCCCTCCCCGATCTCGTCACCCCGGTATTCGATGCCGTAGCCGATCGTCGGCCAGCCATAGTTCAGGCCGGGCTGTGGATTGTTCAGTTCGTCACCACCGCGCGGACCATGTTCGATGGTCCAGAGCTGATCGGTCCCGGGGCGCAGCGCGGCCGCCTGGATATTGCGGTGTCCATAGGACCAGACTTCGGGCGCGCCGTTCTCGCCGTCGGCAAAGGGGTTGTCGGCCGGAACCGAGCCATCGGCGTTGATCCGGACCACCGCGCCGATGTGGTTCATCGGGTTCTGGGCTTCGGTCCGGATCTCGGGATTCATGCGGTCGCCGAGGGTCACGAACAGGGTGCCGTCCGGACGGAAGACGATGCGCGAGCCGAAGTGCCCACGCGAAGACCAGGAGGGGTCCTGGTGGAAGATCACCTCGACATCCTCCAGGGCACTGGCATCCTCGCTCAGGCGGGCCCGCGCCACGGCCGTGCGGCTGGCCTCACCGTCGGGCTGGGCAAAGCTCAGGTAGATCGTGCGGGATTGCTCGAAATCCGGCGCCACGGCCACGTCCAGCAGCCCGCCCTGGGCATGCGCATGGACCTCGGGCACGTTGGCGATCGGCTCGGACACCGCGCCGTCGAGCGTGACGTGACGCAGCGGACCCGGCCGCTCCGTGACCAGCAGGCTGCCGTCGGGCAGGAAGGCCAGGGCCCAGGGATGGTCGAGGCGGTCGACCAGCACTTCCCGAGTCCAGTCTTCGGTCGTCGCGGGACGCGGCGCGCGGGTCTGGCCTTCGAAGGCGGCCTCGAATTGCGGCGCGTTGGGGTCGCGGCTTTCCTCGGGGCCGGTCGGAGCCGCTGCGGCCGCAGCCGGCTCGGGCTCGGGCTGCGCTTGCTGCGCGGGTGCCGATTCGGGCGTCGCGGCTTGCGCACCCGTCGCCGCAGGTTCCGGGCTGGCCGCAGGAGTCACTGGGGTCTCGCCGGACTCGCTGGCCTGGCCGCAGGCCATCAGCACGCTGGAGAGAATAAGGATGAACAGGGCTTTCATGGATCGTCTCCGCTGAGAAATACACCGGAGCGAGATGATAGCAGCGCCGTCGTGAGCGACCTTCGTTTCGATCAGTCCTCGGTCGGCGGCTCTGCCTCATCGCCGTCGTCAGTCCCCACATCATCCTGGCTGCGATCGCGCGCCACGGCCTCCAGGTGGACCATGATCTGACCGACCAGCGGCTCCAGCCCCTGCCGGGCCACGGCGGAGATCGCGAACCACGGCCCCTGCCAGTCCAGGCCCTGGACGATGTCCCGACAACGAGCTTCCGCTTCCTCGGGATCGAGCTGATCGATCTTGGTCAGCACCAGCCAGCGCTCACGCTCGGCCAGCTCCGCATCGAAGCGCCGCAGTTCGTCCTCCAGGGCTCTGACCTGGGCGACCGGATCGGATTGATCGATCGGGGCGATGTCGACCAGGTGCAGCAGCAGGCGGGTCCGCTTGAGATGCTTGAGAAAGCGAATTCCAAGGCCGGCGCCTTCTGCCGCCCCTTCGATGATGCCCGGGATATCGGCGATCACGAAGCTGCGCCCGGGTTCGAGACTGACCACGCCGAGATTGGGATGCAGGGTGGTGAAGGGATAGTCGGCCACCTTCGGGCGGGCCGCGGAAACGGCACTGATCAGGGTGGACTTGCCGGCATTCGGAAAGCCGAGCAGGCCCACATCGGCCAGCACCCGCAGTTCGAGAAACAGTTCGCGCTCCTCGCCCGGGGTGCCTGGCGTGCACTGGCGCGGGGTCCGATTGACGGAGGACTTGAAGTGAACGTTACCGCGACCGCCCTGCCCGCCACGAGCCACCAGCAGGCGCTGACCGTGCTCGGTCAGCTCGCCGATCCGTTCACCGGTTTCGGTGACGGTGACCACGGTCCCCAGCGGCACCTTGATCTCGATGTCTTCGGCGGACTTGCCATAGCGCTCCCGGCCGGCACCGGGCTCACCGTTACGGGCCTTGAAGTGTCGGGCATGGCGAAAGTCCGCGAGCGTGTTCAGGCCCGAATCGGCAACCAGCCAGACACTGCCACCGGCGCCACCGTCGCCGCCATCCGGCCCGCCCTTCGGGATGTACTTCTCGCGCCGGAAGCTGACCACCCCCGGCCCGCCCTTCCCGGCGACCACATTGATACGCGCTTCATCGACGAATTTCATGACTGCAACCTGCCAGTGGATCCGGAATACCCGTGGATGCCCTACAAAAAAGCCCCGCGCAGGCGGGGCTTTCAAGTGCGATGGCTACCGCGTGTTCAGTCGGTCGGAACGATCGAAATGAACTTGCGCTTCGGCAGTCCGCGCTCTTCGAACACGACCTTGCCGTCGGTCAGCGCGAACAGGGTGTGATCGCGGCCGGCCTTGACGTTGTTGCCGGCATGGAAGCGGGTGCCGCGCTGACGAACGAGGATGTTGCCAGCCAGGACCTGCTCGCCGCCGTAGCGCTTGACGCCCAGGAACTTGGGATTGGAGTCGCGGCCGTTACGAGTCGAACCGCCTGCTTTCTTATGAGCCATTGATTAGCCCTCGATTCCGGTGATTTTGATTTCGGTGTAGTACTGACGGTGGCCCATCTGCTTCATGTGATGCTTGCGGCGACGGAACTTGATGATCCGAATCTTCTCGCCGCGGCCATGATCGACCACTTCGGCGGTGACTTTGCCGCCTTCGACCGTCGGGGTACCGATACGGACGTCGTCGCCTTCACCCACCATCAGGACCTGGTCCAGTTCGATGGTTGCGCCCTTGTCGGCGTCGAGCTTTTCAACCCGAACGATGTCGCCTTCGCTGGCCCGGTACTGCTTGCCGCCGGTGGAAAAAACCGCGTACATGTCGCTTGCTCCAGAAAATGCTGCTGCAAAGAGCGGGAATTCTACCGGAAGGCCCTCTCTTGGTCAACCGGCAATACAGGCAAAAACCGACTCAGCGCAGGCTCGGATAGCCGAGTCGCTCCGCATGGGGTTCGAGCTGCTGCAGATGCGGTTCGAAATGCGCACGATAGCGCTCCCAGCGGCTGGCGGCGCGCCGGTAGATCGGTTCGTGGACCTGCTGGTAGCTGGCCGTTCTGACCCGCTTTTCGGACGATCCCCGGTGGCGCTGCTCGAGCATGGCGGGATCGAATTCGAGATCCAGGGCGGCACAGGAGCGCCTGAGCTCCGTTTCCGGATCAGCGACCAATGCCTCATAGCGAACCCGAACCAGGCGATCGGCGACCAATGGCTCCGTCTGCCACCACAGCCGCATCACCGCATCGTAGAGCGAGACCGTCGAGGCCAGGGTGTCACAGTGAACCAGCGCATCGCCCGGCTCGAAGATCTGCATGAAATTGCTCAGCACCACGTCGCAGGGATGGCGCTCGGCCAGCAGGAAGCGTGCACCGGGAAACAGGCGGCCCAGTGTCGCCGCGTGGATCAGACGCAGAGGCATCCGGTCGATGGTCCGCTCGGCCCCGCCAGCGGGCAGGAAACGGCCCAGGTGCTGCCGGTAGCGCTGACGGAGCCCTTCGAGCTCGTCGACCGACATGGCGTCCAGATCGAAGGGATAGGCCACACCCTGGCGGGCAGCGTCGATGATCAGGCGCTCGAAGGTGGGCTTTTCCTCGACGCTTTGCACCTGGGCCAGCGGGCCGAAGAAGGTATCGAGCAGGGTCGTGCCCGAGCGAGTGAAACCGATCAGGAAGATCAGGTCCTCCCCTCGATCCGCGCCAGGCAGCTCGCCCCGGGCGCTCGCGCCGCGCTGCAGCCAGTCTCCCATCCGCTCCAGCTCGCGCCCGAAGGCCTGACGATCGACTGCCTGCTTGCGCCCGTCACGCCCGGCCAGCTCGTTGGCCCGTTCGAAGGCGAGCATGGCCTCATCGGCCTTGCCGAGGCGGTCCATCAGCAATCCTGCCTCCTGGGCATGCTGCAGACCCAGACGCGGCGGCAGGGCCTCGGGTCGAACGGCGCTCAGATTCGAATGTGCAGCCTCCAGATTGCCCGCCCGGCGATCCAGTCGCGCCGCCATCAGCCGCAGCTGGGGATGCCCGGGCGCTTGCGCCAGCCCACGCTCGACCGCCGCCCTGGCGGCATCCAGACGGCTGGACAGCTCGTGGATATCGGCCAGCTCGGCCAGCAGTTCGGGATCGTCCGGGTGGGCCGCGAGGGCCTTTTCGAGATGCTCCAGCGCCAGCTCGGCGTGGCCTGCCTGGTTGTAGATGCCGGCCAGAAAGCGATGCGCCTGGGGATGGCCAGGCGCGTGCATGAGCGCGCGTTTCAGGCGGCGAACGGCCAGCTCGGACTGGCCGTTCATGTGCAGGGCCAGTCCGAGATGCACCATGGCCTCGACGTCATCGGCGTTCGCGTCCAGAAGCCGCTCGAAGCAGGCCTTCGCCTCTTCGGCGCGATCGAGATTGAGCAGGGTCAGGCCGAGGTTGAAGCGCGCGGCGCGCAGGCCGGGCGCCAGCTTCAAGGCTTCCTCATAGGCCTGGCAGGCCGGCGCCTCGTGGCCGGCGGCACGCAAGGCATGGGCGAAGGAGTACCAGGCTTCGGGCAACCCGGGATGCGCTTGCACCAGCCGCCGGAAGGCCTCGAGCGCCTCGGCCGGCTGACCGAGATTGTGCAGGCAGCGCGCGCGGTTGAGTGCTGCGTAGGCGTCATCCGGGTGCTCGGCCAGCTCGCCGTCGCACCAGGCCAGGGCTTCGGCCGGTCGTCCGGCAATGAAAGCTTCCACGGCGCGATCCAGGCGAGTCTCGCCGGCCTGCACCAGCTCCATGACTTCGGCCTTGCGACCTTCGACCAGCCAGTATTCGCGTAGACGCGCTCGCGCCAAGGGCTGATCCGCATGCTCGCGCAACCAGCGCTCGGCCCGGCTCGCCTGGCCGCTGGCGAACAGGCGCTCGGCCGGCTCGATCGAAAATACTCGGGAATCGGGGGTCATTCGGCTGGCTTGTGCATCGGTGGAGTCGCTCATTGTAGCGAAGCCGAACAGGTCGACCGCTTCGAAACGCCCTGCTCTTTGCCCCGCATTCACGCTGAGCGCTATAGTAGTCGGCTTGGTCTTCAGTCCGTCCGACTCGCATGAAATCGATCTCCGTCCGCGGTGCCCGCACCCACAACCTGGCCAACGTCGATCTCGACCTGCCGCGCGACCAGCTGATCGTCTTCACTGGCCTGTCGGGATCGGGCAAGTCTTCGCTGGCCTTCGACACCATCTACGCCGAGGGACAGCGACGTTACGTCGAGTCCTTGTCGGCCTATGCGCGGCAGTTCCTGTCGATGATGGAAAAACCCGACGTCGACCACATCGAAGGGCTATCCCCGGCCATTTCCATCGAGCAGAAAGCGGCCAGCCACAACCCGCGCTCGACCGTCGGCACGGTCACCGAAATCCATGACTACCTGCGCCTCATGTACGCTCGCGTCGGCACGCCGCGCTGCCCCGACCACGACGAACAGCTCGACGCGCAGACCGTCTCGCAGATGGTCGACACGGTGCTGGCCCTGCCGGAAGGCAGCAGATTGATGCTGCTGGCCCCGGTGGTCCGGAATCGCAAGGGCGAACACCACCAACTCCTGGAGAATCTGCGCGCCCAGGGCTTCGTGCGCGCTCGTGTCAATGGCAAGGTCATCGACCTCGACGACGAGCTGCCCAAACTGGAGCTCCGCAAGAAGCACAGCATCGAAGCCGTCGTCGACCGCTTCAAGGTCCGCGACGATTCCGGACCGGGCGCAGGCACCGGCCTCGCACAGCGCCTGGCCGAAAGCTTCGAGACCGCCCTGGCCCTGGCCGACGGCGTCGCCGTGATCGCACCGATGCCCGGCTCGGAAGACGAGTTGAAGGAAATCCTGTTCTCCTCGCGCTTCGCCTGCCCGGTCTGCGACTACAGCCTGTCCGAGCTCGAACCCCGGATGTTCAGCTTCAATAACCCGAACGGCGCCTGCGAGGCCTGCGACGGCCTCGGTGTGAGCCAGTACTTCGACCCCGATCGGGTCATCGCCAACCGCGCCCTGTCCCTGGCCGGGGGCGCGGTGCGCGGCTGGGACCGCCGCAATGCCTATTACTTCCAGTTGATCCAGTCCCTGGCCCGGCACTACGGATTCGACGTCGAGACCCCCTTCGAGGAGCTGCCCGAGACGGTCCAGCAGATCATCCTGCACGGCTCCGGGAAAGAGAACATCGCGTTCCGTTACCTATCCGAGCGAGGCAGCCAGACGCGCAAGCACCCCTTCGTGGGCATCATCCCCAACCTGGAGCGGCGCTATCGCGAGACCGATTCGCGCATCGTGCGCGAGGAACTCTCACGCTACATCTCCACCCAGGCCTGCCCGTCCTGCCACGGCCAGCGGCTCAACCGCGCGGCGCGACACGTGTTCATCGACGATCACAACCTGCCCGAAATCTCCAGCTGGTCCGTCGAACAGTGCCTGGCCTTCTTCGAGGCCCTGGAGCTGGGTGGCTGGCGCGGCGAGATCGCGGCCAAGATCCTGAAGGAAGTCCGCGAACGCCTCCGCTTTCTCGTCAACGTGGGCCTGGACTACCTGACCCTCGATCGCCAGGCCGACACCCTCTCCGGCGGCGAAGCCCAGCGCATTCGTCTGGCCAGCCAGATCGGCGCCGGTCTGGTCGGTGTCATGTACGTGCTCGACGAACCCTCCATCGGCCTTCACCAGCGCGACAACACGCGCCTGCTCGAGACCTTGACCCGCCTGCGCGACCTGGGCAACACGGTGATCGTCGTCGAGCACGATGAAGACGCCATCCGTTCGGCCGATCACGTGGTCGACATCGGTCCGGGGCCCGGCGTGCACGGCGGTCGGATCGTTTTTTCCGGCGACCCGAAGGGCCTGATCGACTGCAAGGACTCGCTGACCGGTGACTACCTCTCGGGCCGCAGGGAAATCGAGATTCCGAAGCAGCGCGGCAAGATCGACAAGCAGCGCATCTTCCGCATCGAGGGGGCGACCGGGAACAACCTCCAGTCGGTCACGCTGGAGATTCCGGCGGGTCAGTTCGTCTGCATCACCGGTGTCTCGGGCTCGGGCAAATCGACCCTGATCAACGACACCCTGTACCGCCTGATGGCCCGCGAACTCAACGGCGCTTCGGAAAATCCGGCCCCCTTCGAGCGCTACAGTGGCCTGGAACTGTTCGACAAGGTGGTGGATATCGACCAGAGCCCCATCGGGCGCACGCCGCGCTCCAATCCGGCCACCTACACGGGCCTGTTCACCCCGATCCGCGAGCTGTTCGCCGGCACCCAGGAAGCGAGGGCGCGAGGCTACAAACCGGGCCGCTTCAGTTTCAACGTCAAGGGCGGGCGCTGCGAGGCCTGCCAGGGCGACGGCATGATCCGGGTCGAAATGCACTTCCTGCCCGACATCTTCGTGCCCTGCGACGTCTGCCACGGCAAGCGCTACAACCGCGAGACACTGACCGTCCACTACAAGGGCAAGACCATCCACGAAGTGCTGGAAATGACCGTCGAGGATGCCCTGCCCTTCTTCGAGCCCGTGCCGGCCGTGGCGCGCAAGCTGCAGACCCTGATGGACGTAGGCCTGAGCTATATCCAGCTCGGACAGAGCGCCACCACCCTGTCCGGCGGGGAGGCCCAGCGCATCAAGCTGGCGCGTGAGCTGTCCAAGCGGGACACGGGCAACACGCTCTACATCCTCGACGAGCCGACCACCGGCCTGCACTTCCACGACATCAAGCAGCTCTTGAGCGTCCTGCATCGCCTGCGCGACGAAGGCAACACGGTGGTCGTCATCGAG
Coding sequences:
- a CDS encoding NADPH-dependent 2,4-dienoyl-CoA reductase, with product MTDVKAAYPHLFQPLELGHITLPNRILMGSMHTGLEDRVWNWPKLSAYFVERALGGAGLMVTGGIAPNRRGCLAPLASKLTNRWEVRRHRAMTEAVHEANGRICMQILHAGRYGYHPFSVAPSAIKAPINPFKPKALSDRGVEAQIRDFVRCARLAQKAGYDGVEVMGSEGYFINQFLVPRTNHRKDRWGGSFENRMRLPVEIVRRAREAVGPDFIIIYRLSMLDMLADGNSWEEVVALGQAIEQAGASLINTGIGWHETRIPTIATTVPRAAFTWVTAKLRGSVSVPLVTTNRINMPHTAEAVLARGDADMVSMARPLLADPEWANKARTGRADEINTCIGCNQACLDHVFENKTASCLVNPRAAHETELKIEKASAPKRVAVVGAGPAGLAAATTAATRGHEVVLFDREDRIGGQFNMAKRVPGKEEFVETLRYFARQIELLGIDLRLNTEVDAASLVAEGFDEVIVATGVTPRDPKIPGQDHPSVLSYLDVLKHGKPVGQRVAVIGAGGIGFDISEFLVHGEVPAEPDPDEPRPEDFFRHWGVDTELERRGGVEGLKPEFPAPARQVTLLQRKSSKPGAGLGKTTGWIHRTSLKQYGVRMLSGVSYERIDDEGLHIRIGEDAQCLNVDNVIICAGQLPNRGLADALAEQGIECHLIGGADVAAELDAKRAIDQGTRLAVSL
- a CDS encoding PQQ-dependent sugar dehydrogenase is translated as MKALFILILSSVLMACGQASESGETPVTPAASPEPAATGAQAATPESAPAQQAQPEPEPAAAAAAPTGPEESRDPNAPQFEAAFEGQTRAPRPATTEDWTREVLVDRLDHPWALAFLPDGSLLVTERPGPLRHVTLDGAVSEPIANVPEVHAHAQGGLLDVAVAPDFEQSRTIYLSFAQPDGEASRTAVARARLSEDASALEDVEVIFHQDPSWSSRGHFGSRIVFRPDGTLFVTLGDRMNPEIRTEAQNPMNHIGAVVRINADGSVPADNPFADGENGAPEVWSYGHRNIQAAALRPGTDQLWTIEHGPRGGDELNNPQPGLNYGWPTIGYGIEYRGDEIGEGITQMEGMEQPVYYWDPVVAPSGLIFYTGDAFPAWVGDAFVGGLATRRLSRLVFDGDRVVGEEWLNIGERVRDVAQGPDGAIYLVTDEDNGKLMRIVPAE
- the cgtA gene encoding Obg family GTPase CgtA, encoding MKFVDEARINVVAGKGGPGVVSFRREKYIPKGGPDGGDGGAGGSVWLVADSGLNTLADFRHARHFKARNGEPGAGRERYGKSAEDIEIKVPLGTVVTVTETGERIGELTEHGQRLLVARGGQGGRGNVHFKSSVNRTPRQCTPGTPGEERELFLELRVLADVGLLGFPNAGKSTLISAVSAARPKVADYPFTTLHPNLGVVSLEPGRSFVIADIPGIIEGAAEGAGLGIRFLKHLKRTRLLLHLVDIAPIDQSDPVAQVRALEDELRRFDAELAERERWLVLTKIDQLDPEEAEARCRDIVQGLDWQGPWFAISAVARQGLEPLVGQIMVHLEAVARDRSQDDVGTDDGDEAEPPTED
- the rpmA gene encoding 50S ribosomal protein L27; amino-acid sequence: MAHKKAGGSTRNGRDSNPKFLGVKRYGGEQVLAGNILVRQRGTRFHAGNNVKAGRDHTLFALTDGKVVFEERGLPKRKFISIVPTD
- the rplU gene encoding 50S ribosomal protein L21, with protein sequence MYAVFSTGGKQYRASEGDIVRVEKLDADKGATIELDQVLMVGEGDDVRIGTPTVEGGKVTAEVVDHGRGEKIRIIKFRRRKHHMKQMGHRQYYTEIKITGIEG
- a CDS encoding tetratricopeptide repeat-containing sulfotransferase family protein, whose product is MTPDSRVFSIEPAERLFASGQASRAERWLREHADQPLARARLREYWLVEGRKAEVMELVQAGETRLDRAVEAFIAGRPAEALAWCDGELAEHPDDAYAALNRARCLHNLGQPAEALEAFRRLVQAHPGLPEAWYSFAHALRAAGHEAPACQAYEEALKLAPGLRAARFNLGLTLLNLDRAEEAKACFERLLDANADDVEAMVHLGLALHMNGQSELAVRRLKRALMHAPGHPQAHRFLAGIYNQAGHAELALEHLEKALAAHPDDPELLAELADIHELSSRLDAARAAVERGLAQAPGHPQLRLMAARLDRRAGNLEAAHSNLSAVRPEALPPRLGLQHAQEAGLLMDRLGKADEAMLAFERANELAGRDGRKQAVDRQAFGRELERMGDWLQRGASARGELPGADRGEDLIFLIGFTRSGTTLLDTFFGPLAQVQSVEEKPTFERLIIDAARQGVAYPFDLDAMSVDELEGLRQRYRQHLGRFLPAGGAERTIDRMPLRLIHAATLGRLFPGARFLLAERHPCDVVLSNFMQIFEPGDALVHCDTLASTVSLYDAVMRLWWQTEPLVADRLVRVRYEALVADPETELRRSCAALDLEFDPAMLEQRHRGSSEKRVRTASYQQVHEPIYRRAASRWERYRAHFEPHLQQLEPHAERLGYPSLR
- the uvrA gene encoding excinuclease ABC subunit UvrA, producing MKSISVRGARTHNLANVDLDLPRDQLIVFTGLSGSGKSSLAFDTIYAEGQRRYVESLSAYARQFLSMMEKPDVDHIEGLSPAISIEQKAASHNPRSTVGTVTEIHDYLRLMYARVGTPRCPDHDEQLDAQTVSQMVDTVLALPEGSRLMLLAPVVRNRKGEHHQLLENLRAQGFVRARVNGKVIDLDDELPKLELRKKHSIEAVVDRFKVRDDSGPGAGTGLAQRLAESFETALALADGVAVIAPMPGSEDELKEILFSSRFACPVCDYSLSELEPRMFSFNNPNGACEACDGLGVSQYFDPDRVIANRALSLAGGAVRGWDRRNAYYFQLIQSLARHYGFDVETPFEELPETVQQIILHGSGKENIAFRYLSERGSQTRKHPFVGIIPNLERRYRETDSRIVREELSRYISTQACPSCHGQRLNRAARHVFIDDHNLPEISSWSVEQCLAFFEALELGGWRGEIAAKILKEVRERLRFLVNVGLDYLTLDRQADTLSGGEAQRIRLASQIGAGLVGVMYVLDEPSIGLHQRDNTRLLETLTRLRDLGNTVIVVEHDEDAIRSADHVVDIGPGPGVHGGRIVFSGDPKGLIDCKDSLTGDYLSGRREIEIPKQRGKIDKQRIFRIEGATGNNLQSVTLEIPAGQFVCITGVSGSGKSTLINDTLYRLMARELNGASENPAPFERYSGLELFDKVVDIDQSPIGRTPRSNPATYTGLFTPIRELFAGTQEARARGYKPGRFSFNVKGGRCEACQGDGMIRVEMHFLPDIFVPCDVCHGKRYNRETLTVHYKGKTIHEVLEMTVEDALPFFEPVPAVARKLQTLMDVGLSYIQLGQSATTLSGGEAQRIKLARELSKRDTGNTLYILDEPTTGLHFHDIKQLLSVLHRLRDEGNTVVVIEHNLDVIKTADWIVDLGPEGGQGGGRIIATGRPEQVAKKKGSWTGEYLAPILGIKRAGNRKSR